A stretch of Paraburkholderia phenazinium DNA encodes these proteins:
- a CDS encoding hybrid sensor histidine kinase/response regulator, with product MTTDNHAAPAGLTDAQRFELLVTSVKDYAIYMLDTRGYIVSWNAGAQRFKGYVASEIIGKHFSQFYTDEDRASGVPERALRTALEEGKFEDEGWRVRKDGTRFWASVVVDPIRDNSGELVGFAKITRDISERKVAEEELRKSEQQFRLLVHGVTDYAIYLLSPAGEITSWNAGAARIKGYQQHEIVGQHFSRFYTEEDRARGVPALTLAMAARDGRAELEGWRVRKDGSRFWANVVVDAIRDEFGTLLGFAKVTRDITERKEAAAALERANAALFQSQKMEAIGQLTGGVAHDFNNLLAVISNGLQVLSAQSRTHLDTRMLDAMQRAVDRGASLTQQLLSFARQQPLKAESHDVNTIIRAFEPVLHRAVNDSISLEVELAAERTVVLLDAARFEAALLNLVVNARDAMPGGGTIAISTERVELKVGDVGGLPAGTYIRAAVSDTGTGMSPEVAARAFEPFFTTKEIGKGTGLGLSQVYGFITQSGGDVVIRSVGGNGTTIEIYLPAIAGAPVPAKDYSAHLTAETVLLVEDEPDLLAAASELFQSIGYEVVTASNGLDAVDILMRRSRIDILFSDIVMSHGISGLELARLVREQFPAVKIVLASGYPLAVLRREHGELGEFTFVHKPYRLADLAKALRAG from the coding sequence ATGACAACCGACAATCACGCAGCGCCCGCCGGACTGACCGATGCCCAGCGATTCGAACTGCTTGTGACCAGCGTAAAGGACTACGCGATCTACATGCTGGATACGCGCGGCTACATCGTCAGCTGGAATGCCGGGGCCCAAAGATTCAAAGGCTACGTCGCCAGCGAGATCATAGGAAAACACTTTTCCCAGTTCTATACGGATGAGGACCGCGCATCCGGCGTCCCGGAACGGGCGTTGCGCACGGCACTCGAGGAAGGCAAGTTCGAAGACGAGGGATGGCGGGTGCGCAAGGACGGCACGCGCTTCTGGGCCAGCGTTGTGGTCGATCCCATCCGCGACAATTCCGGCGAGCTGGTGGGATTTGCGAAAATCACGCGTGATATTTCCGAACGCAAGGTGGCTGAGGAAGAGTTGCGCAAGAGCGAGCAACAGTTCCGTCTCCTTGTTCATGGGGTCACGGACTACGCCATCTATCTGCTGTCCCCCGCCGGAGAAATAACCAGCTGGAATGCCGGGGCAGCGCGTATCAAGGGATATCAGCAACACGAGATCGTCGGTCAGCATTTTTCCCGCTTTTATACCGAGGAAGATCGCGCCCGCGGTGTGCCGGCGCTGACGCTCGCGATGGCGGCGCGCGACGGCCGGGCGGAACTGGAGGGCTGGCGGGTTCGCAAAGACGGGAGCCGCTTCTGGGCAAACGTGGTGGTGGATGCGATCCGCGACGAATTCGGCACGCTCCTCGGATTTGCGAAAGTGACTCGCGATATCACCGAGCGCAAGGAAGCGGCCGCTGCACTGGAACGCGCCAATGCCGCGCTGTTTCAATCGCAGAAGATGGAGGCGATCGGCCAGCTGACGGGCGGTGTCGCGCATGACTTCAATAATCTGCTGGCCGTGATTTCGAACGGGCTGCAGGTGCTCTCCGCACAATCGCGCACCCATCTGGACACGCGCATGCTGGATGCGATGCAGCGTGCCGTCGACCGTGGTGCCTCGCTGACCCAGCAGCTTCTCTCGTTCGCCCGGCAACAGCCACTCAAGGCCGAGTCCCATGACGTGAACACGATCATCCGGGCCTTCGAACCGGTGCTGCATCGGGCCGTGAACGACTCAATCAGTCTCGAGGTCGAGTTGGCCGCGGAGCGGACGGTGGTGCTGTTGGACGCTGCACGTTTCGAGGCCGCCTTGCTGAACCTGGTAGTGAATGCGCGCGATGCGATGCCCGGGGGCGGAACAATCGCGATCAGCACTGAGCGCGTCGAGCTCAAGGTTGGCGACGTCGGAGGACTTCCGGCCGGCACTTATATCAGGGCGGCGGTATCGGACACCGGCACGGGCATGTCGCCCGAAGTTGCTGCACGAGCGTTTGAGCCGTTCTTTACCACGAAGGAGATAGGCAAAGGGACGGGACTCGGCTTGAGCCAGGTGTATGGGTTCATTACCCAGTCGGGCGGCGATGTTGTGATCCGCAGCGTGGGCGGCAATGGCACGACGATCGAGATCTATCTTCCCGCCATAGCGGGCGCTCCCGTCCCTGCCAAGGACTATTCAGCGCATCTGACGGCGGAAACCGTCCTGCTTGTGGAAGACGAGCCTGACCTGCTGGCCGCCGCGTCCGAGCTGTTTCAAAGCATCGGCTACGAGGTGGTGACGGCCAGTAATGGCCTGGACGCCGTCGATATCCTGATGCGGCGTTCGCGGATCGACATTCTCTTTAGCGACATCGTGATGTCGCACGGAATCAGTGGACTGGAGCTGGCGCGGCTGGTTCGCGAGCAGTTTCCGGCTGTCAAGATCGTGCTTGCCTCGGGCTATCCACTTGCGGTGCTGCGCCGCGAACATGGCGAGCTCGGCGAGTTCACGTTCGTCCACAAGCCGTATCGCCTCGCCGATCTCGCTAAGGCCTTGCGCGCTGGTTGA
- a CDS encoding sensor histidine kinase yields the protein MTNSLRLRLLLWLLLPMTVYVFAAGLIARDNAQRTASLLQDEALLSSARVMAGDIQWENGYLHAEISPSAIEILSSPYGDEVYFSIREVGGATIAGTSDFPLRVPGDTPLWYDAAVSGHPIRAVALIRPMYDSGATKQVVVSVGRTLMQRDAAATELWRPQMLHFAGIVTIAVVLVCVGLTFELQPLMRLAKDMLARAPNASLRVHADPLRNELRPIVTAFNQCLDIIERKTAMQRRFIADAAHQLRTPLTLLGTQLQYARRQDDLGQLKETLLAMHRSNQSLVALTNQLLLLAQAEAADYADFEGAPVDLRVVATGTLEQLALLAQRRRVELSAHLDEPGQVMGNEPLLSVLLFNLLDNAIRYTPAGGHVALTLSSQDGRVVLTIADEGPGIGPELRDRVFEPFFRASGEEGSGLGLSIVREIARAHRAEVVLGDGAGGVGLTASVVFPAVRG from the coding sequence ATGACGAATAGCCTACGCTTAAGGCTTCTGCTGTGGCTGCTGTTGCCGATGACCGTCTATGTCTTCGCGGCGGGTCTGATCGCTCGCGATAACGCACAGCGCACAGCGAGCCTGTTGCAGGATGAAGCGTTGCTGTCGTCGGCGCGCGTGATGGCCGGTGACATCCAATGGGAAAATGGCTATCTGCACGCGGAGATCTCGCCGAGCGCGATCGAGATCCTGAGTTCGCCGTATGGCGACGAGGTGTATTTCAGCATTCGCGAAGTGGGCGGTGCGACGATTGCAGGCACCTCGGATTTTCCGTTGCGCGTGCCGGGCGATACACCGCTCTGGTATGACGCAGCGGTGAGCGGACACCCGATTCGCGCGGTGGCGCTGATCCGCCCAATGTACGACTCGGGCGCAACGAAGCAGGTTGTCGTTTCGGTGGGGCGCACGCTCATGCAACGCGATGCGGCAGCCACCGAACTATGGCGGCCGCAGATGCTGCATTTTGCCGGCATCGTGACGATTGCCGTGGTGCTGGTTTGCGTCGGACTCACGTTCGAACTGCAGCCATTGATGCGGCTCGCGAAAGACATGCTGGCGCGTGCGCCGAATGCCTCGCTGCGAGTGCATGCCGATCCTTTGCGCAATGAGTTGCGCCCCATCGTCACCGCGTTCAACCAGTGCCTCGATATCATCGAACGGAAGACCGCCATGCAGCGGCGCTTTATCGCAGATGCGGCGCATCAGTTGCGTACGCCGCTCACCTTGCTCGGCACGCAACTGCAATACGCGCGACGCCAGGACGATCTTGGTCAACTGAAAGAGACGCTGCTGGCCATGCACCGCAGCAACCAGTCGCTGGTGGCGCTCACCAACCAGTTGTTGCTGCTCGCGCAAGCGGAGGCCGCGGACTACGCCGACTTCGAAGGTGCGCCCGTCGATCTGCGCGTGGTTGCGACCGGGACACTTGAACAGCTCGCATTGCTCGCGCAACGACGCCGCGTCGAATTGTCCGCGCATCTCGACGAACCAGGGCAAGTGATGGGCAACGAGCCGCTGCTTTCGGTGCTGCTGTTCAATCTGCTCGACAACGCGATTCGTTACACGCCAGCCGGTGGCCATGTCGCGCTTACCTTGAGCTCGCAGGACGGCCGGGTCGTTCTGACCATCGCGGATGAAGGCCCGGGGATCGGCCCCGAGTTACGCGACCGGGTGTTCGAGCCGTTCTTTCGGGCCTCCGGCGAGGAGGGCAGCGGGCTCGGATTGTCGATCGTCCGCGAAATCGCCCGGGCGCATCGGGCCGAAGTCGTGCTGGGCGATGGCGCCGGTGGGGTGGGGCTGACTGCTTCGGTGGTGTTTCCGGCCGTACGTGGGTGA
- a CDS encoding response regulator transcription factor, with amino-acid sequence MRLLLVEDNDQLAHWLARILQDDGFMLDRVSDGEAADTAVRAVPYDVVLLDLNLPQLSGKSVLRRMRERGDATPVLILTATGAVDEKVICLGAGADDYIVKPFDARELVARVKVLARRQSSSRSNRLKCGNLTYDMDRCQFAVEGEPLTLTPREHAVLEALILRAKKTVAKALLADSLSNADTATSEDAIEIYVSRLRKKLEKSTATIITLRGLGYLLEDGADDE; translated from the coding sequence ATGAGGCTACTGCTCGTCGAAGACAACGATCAGCTCGCGCACTGGCTCGCGCGGATTCTGCAGGACGACGGCTTCATGCTCGACCGTGTGAGCGATGGCGAAGCGGCCGACACCGCCGTGCGCGCCGTGCCCTACGACGTCGTGCTGCTCGATCTGAATCTGCCGCAGCTCTCCGGCAAGAGCGTGTTGCGCCGTATGCGCGAGCGGGGCGATGCAACGCCGGTGCTGATCCTGACAGCGACCGGCGCCGTCGACGAAAAAGTGATCTGTCTAGGCGCAGGCGCCGACGACTACATCGTCAAGCCATTCGATGCGCGTGAACTGGTTGCGCGCGTGAAGGTGCTGGCGCGGCGGCAATCGTCGTCGCGCTCGAACCGCCTCAAATGCGGCAATCTCACGTACGATATGGACCGCTGCCAGTTCGCGGTGGAAGGCGAGCCGCTGACGTTGACGCCGCGTGAACACGCAGTGCTCGAGGCGCTGATCCTGCGTGCCAAAAAGACGGTGGCCAAGGCCCTGCTGGCGGATTCGCTCAGCAACGCCGATACGGCGACCAGCGAAGACGCCATCGAGATCTACGTGTCGCGGCTGCGCAAGAAGCTTGAAAAGAGCACTGCGACCATCATTACGTTGCGCGGCCTCGGCTATCTGCTCGAAGACGGCGCCGATGACGAATAG
- a CDS encoding MFS transporter, whose amino-acid sequence MTSATSSNETAAAAVPAASRESRLRSVFRVTSGNFLEMYDFTVYGYYAAAIAATFFPTGNEFASLMLALSVFGAGFLMRPIGALVLGAYIDHHGRRKGLILSLMLMAVGTACVAFVPGYAQIGLLAPAIVLFGRLLQGFSAGVELGGVSVYLSEIATRGNRGFYCSWQSASQQVAVVFAASLGVLLNRLIPASEMNAWGWRIPFIVGCLIVPFLFYVRRSLQETEEFAARRHRPAMAEIAKSMVQHSRLILAGMGLVIMTTASFYLITAYTPTFGKVVLKLSSLDSLLVTVCVGVSNFIWLPIAGAVSDRIGRRPVLIACTVLAILTAYPVMQWMVTQPSFARLLLVELWLSLLYAWYNGAMVVALTELMPAHVRTTGFSMAYSLATVIGGFTPAISTWLIHTTGDKASPGAWMSFAALCGIVATLVLYRSTQSREQYRTA is encoded by the coding sequence ATGACATCTGCAACTTCATCGAACGAAACGGCTGCCGCTGCCGTCCCCGCTGCTTCAAGGGAGTCGCGCCTGCGCTCGGTGTTTCGCGTCACCAGCGGCAATTTTCTCGAGATGTACGACTTCACCGTGTACGGGTATTACGCGGCCGCAATCGCAGCCACGTTCTTTCCGACCGGCAACGAGTTCGCCTCGTTGATGCTCGCGCTTTCCGTGTTTGGCGCGGGCTTTCTGATGCGTCCGATCGGCGCGCTCGTGCTCGGCGCCTACATCGACCATCACGGCCGCCGCAAGGGCTTGATCCTCTCCCTGATGCTGATGGCGGTCGGCACTGCGTGCGTCGCGTTTGTGCCGGGCTATGCGCAGATCGGTCTTCTCGCGCCCGCTATCGTCCTGTTTGGACGGCTGCTGCAGGGCTTTTCCGCGGGCGTCGAACTGGGTGGCGTATCCGTCTACCTGTCGGAGATCGCGACCAGGGGCAATCGCGGCTTCTACTGCTCGTGGCAGTCCGCGAGCCAGCAGGTGGCGGTGGTGTTCGCGGCGTCGCTCGGCGTGCTGCTCAACCGTCTCATCCCTGCTTCGGAGATGAACGCATGGGGTTGGCGTATCCCGTTCATCGTCGGCTGTCTGATCGTGCCGTTCCTGTTCTACGTGCGTCGTTCTCTGCAGGAGACCGAAGAATTCGCCGCGCGCCGCCATCGTCCGGCTATGGCCGAGATCGCGAAGTCGATGGTGCAGCATTCGCGGCTGATCCTGGCCGGCATGGGTCTCGTCATCATGACGACGGCATCGTTCTATCTGATCACGGCCTACACGCCGACGTTCGGCAAAGTCGTGCTGAAGCTGTCTTCGCTCGATTCGCTGCTGGTCACGGTCTGCGTGGGCGTGTCGAATTTCATCTGGCTGCCGATCGCCGGTGCCGTGTCCGATCGCATCGGCCGTCGTCCTGTGCTGATCGCCTGCACCGTGCTCGCGATCCTGACTGCGTATCCGGTCATGCAATGGATGGTGACGCAACCGTCGTTCGCCCGTCTGCTGCTGGTCGAACTGTGGTTGTCGCTGCTTTATGCGTGGTACAACGGTGCGATGGTCGTCGCATTGACGGAGCTTATGCCGGCGCATGTGCGGACCACCGGTTTTTCGATGGCGTACAGTCTCGCCACGGTGATCGGCGGGTTTACGCCGGCCATCTCGACCTGGCTGATTCATACTACGGGTGACAAGGCTTCCCCAGGCGCATGGATGTCGTTTGCTGCGCTATGCGGGATAGTCGCAACGCTCGTTCTGTACCGTTCGACCCAGTCGCGGGAGCAGTACAGGACGGCATGA
- a CDS encoding ABC transporter substrate-binding protein — MPPFARFTALASTACAVLCWTPPADAQKLTLMTGGASKIMYLPVTLAARLGYFRDEGLDVEILSEPAGVDTATELIAGAVQGAVGIYDHTIDLQSRGLEVEAIVVLNRAAGLAELASTKVPQPMQTMADANGRRLGVTGFGASTYFLSRYLAQRAGLTTNSYTVVPLGSDNSFVDAMTKGTVDAGMIEEPTASRLLSAGTAQVLVDMRSVEGTRAVLGGPFAGACVYAQRKWVATHPDETRHLVRAMTRALAFISSHSAGDVMAVLPKDFIGANGPLYQQTLAASMPAFSRDGRMPVGAPETVLAALAAVNPAIEPRHVDLARTYTNRFADEANAVPAH, encoded by the coding sequence ATGCCACCCTTCGCCCGCTTCACGGCGCTAGCTTCGACCGCTTGCGCGGTTCTGTGCTGGACGCCGCCTGCCGACGCGCAGAAGCTGACGCTGATGACGGGTGGCGCGTCGAAGATCATGTATCTGCCGGTCACGCTGGCGGCCCGCCTCGGCTACTTCCGCGACGAAGGGCTGGACGTCGAGATTCTCTCGGAACCGGCCGGCGTCGATACCGCCACCGAACTGATCGCGGGTGCCGTCCAGGGCGCAGTGGGTATCTACGACCATACGATCGATCTGCAGAGCCGCGGTCTCGAAGTCGAAGCTATTGTCGTTCTGAACCGCGCGGCGGGACTCGCCGAACTGGCGTCGACCAAAGTGCCGCAGCCGATGCAGACCATGGCTGACGCTAACGGCCGCAGGCTCGGTGTGACGGGGTTTGGCGCTTCCACGTATTTCCTGAGCCGTTACCTCGCGCAGCGTGCAGGCCTCACCACCAACTCGTACACGGTCGTGCCGCTCGGTTCGGACAACAGCTTCGTCGATGCCATGACGAAAGGCACGGTCGACGCAGGCATGATCGAAGAGCCGACGGCCTCGCGGCTGCTGTCCGCCGGCACCGCGCAGGTGCTGGTGGACATGCGCAGCGTCGAGGGCACGCGTGCGGTGCTGGGTGGCCCCTTTGCCGGCGCATGTGTGTATGCGCAGCGCAAGTGGGTCGCCACCCATCCGGACGAAACCCGGCACCTGGTCCGCGCGATGACACGGGCTCTCGCGTTTATTTCATCGCACAGTGCCGGCGACGTCATGGCGGTTTTGCCGAAGGACTTTATCGGCGCGAACGGGCCGCTCTATCAACAGACGCTCGCTGCATCGATGCCAGCGTTTTCGCGCGACGGCAGGATGCCGGTCGGCGCGCCCGAAACGGTCCTGGCTGCGCTCGCGGCAGTCAATCCGGCCATTGAGCCGCGCCATGTCGATCTGGCGCGAACCTACACCAACCGCTTTGCCGACGAGGCCAATGCCGTACCGGCCCACTGA
- a CDS encoding LysR family transcriptional regulator: protein MDRLRAFEVFVTVVSRGSFTRAADVLETSPANVTRYVNELEAHLGTRLLNRTSRRLSLTEGGETFYSRCKSILDDVAETEGLVSSASVEPRGRLRINAPVSFGILYLAPLWPGFMRKYPEVELDVALIDRVVDIVDEGYDLAIRISRAGSTNQAARKLATSRNILCASPTYLARCGHPVKPADLIEHRCIGYSYAATGDEWQLIDSESKAHTVKVNCHMHTNNGDTARAAALAGQGVIWQPTFLVGNDLRVGKLVQVLPEYRLPDIDVLALYPSRRHLSAKTRAVIDFLVDAFGGVPPWDRADGA, encoded by the coding sequence ATGGACAGGCTGCGTGCTTTTGAAGTTTTCGTGACCGTGGTGAGCCGCGGCAGCTTCACGCGCGCAGCCGATGTGCTCGAGACGTCGCCTGCCAACGTGACCCGCTACGTGAATGAACTGGAAGCGCATCTCGGCACGCGCCTGCTGAATCGCACTTCACGCAGGCTGTCTCTTACCGAGGGCGGCGAGACCTTTTACTCGCGCTGCAAATCGATCCTCGACGACGTCGCCGAGACTGAGGGGCTCGTATCCTCGGCCTCGGTCGAACCGCGTGGCCGTCTGCGCATCAATGCACCTGTGAGCTTTGGGATTCTGTACCTGGCGCCGCTATGGCCCGGGTTCATGCGGAAATATCCCGAAGTGGAACTCGACGTGGCGTTGATCGACCGCGTCGTCGATATTGTCGATGAAGGCTATGACCTCGCCATTCGCATCTCCCGCGCCGGCTCGACTAACCAGGCAGCCCGCAAGCTGGCGACATCGAGAAACATCCTCTGTGCGTCGCCAACCTATCTGGCGCGTTGCGGACACCCCGTTAAACCAGCCGACCTGATCGAGCATCGATGCATCGGCTACTCGTATGCGGCCACCGGCGACGAGTGGCAACTGATCGACAGCGAGAGCAAGGCTCACACCGTAAAGGTCAACTGTCACATGCATACAAACAACGGCGATACGGCGCGCGCAGCCGCACTCGCTGGGCAAGGCGTGATCTGGCAACCCACGTTTCTGGTCGGCAACGACCTGCGCGTCGGCAAGCTGGTTCAGGTGTTGCCGGAGTATCGGTTGCCCGACATCGACGTGCTCGCGTTGTACCCCAGTCGCCGGCACCTGAGCGCCAAGACCCGCGCGGTGATCGATTTCCTGGTCGATGCGTTTGGTGGCGTGCCTCCGTGGGATCGGGCCGACGGAGCTTGA
- a CDS encoding SDR family oxidoreductase: MQRLTGKVAIVTGASAGIGRATAKLFAAEGAKVVIAARREAELETLAAEIASAGGEAAFLAGDVQSEDFAKALVALAVSRFGRLDIAYNNAGTLGEMGPTTGVSEAGWASALAINLTSAFLGAKHQIPEMLKQGGGSIIFTSTFVGYSFAFPGTAAYAASKAGLIGLTQALAAEYGPQGVRVNAILPGAVDTPMYRDMNDTAESQAFVTGLHALKRVARPEELARSVLYLASDDSSFVTGTASLVDGGASITRT, from the coding sequence ATGCAACGCTTGACAGGGAAAGTCGCCATCGTGACCGGCGCCAGTGCCGGAATTGGCCGTGCCACCGCAAAACTGTTCGCCGCGGAAGGCGCAAAAGTGGTGATCGCGGCGCGCCGCGAAGCCGAACTTGAAACGCTCGCTGCCGAGATCGCGAGCGCAGGCGGTGAGGCCGCGTTTCTGGCGGGCGACGTGCAGTCAGAGGACTTCGCGAAAGCGCTGGTCGCGCTCGCAGTCAGCCGTTTCGGCCGTCTTGACATCGCCTATAACAACGCCGGCACGCTCGGCGAAATGGGCCCGACCACGGGTGTGTCTGAGGCAGGCTGGGCGTCCGCATTGGCGATCAATCTGACGAGCGCCTTCCTCGGTGCGAAGCATCAAATCCCCGAAATGCTGAAGCAAGGCGGCGGATCGATCATCTTCACGTCGACGTTCGTCGGTTATTCATTCGCTTTCCCGGGCACCGCCGCATACGCCGCGAGCAAGGCCGGGTTGATCGGACTGACCCAGGCACTGGCTGCCGAGTACGGACCACAAGGGGTGCGCGTCAACGCCATCCTGCCGGGCGCAGTGGACACGCCGATGTACCGGGACATGAATGACACAGCCGAGTCGCAGGCCTTCGTGACCGGGTTGCATGCGCTCAAGCGGGTCGCACGGCCGGAAGAACTCGCGCGCTCGGTGCTGTATCTCGCGTCCGATGATTCATCCTTTGTGACCGGCACCGCTTCGCTCGTCGATGGCGGCGCGTCGATTACGCGTACCTGA
- a CDS encoding SDR family NAD(P)-dependent oxidoreductase: MNITFENKVALVTGAGSGLGLATAKAFALSGASVVLADWHKDSVESAADELKAQGCAVLAVQCDVADDAQVEAMVAQTVAAFGRVDVAYNNAGVQNVLAETADSSRDDYDRVMSINLGGVWSCMKFELQQMRKQGNGAIVNCSSLGGLVGGPERGTYHAAKHGVLGLTKSAALEYASRGVRINAICPGLFWTPMAEQMAASGQSEALDALLKAVPMGRYGKPEEIADVVLWLCSDASSYVTGQSISVDGGFIMR, from the coding sequence GTGAATATAACTTTTGAGAACAAGGTCGCACTCGTCACGGGCGCGGGCTCCGGGCTTGGTCTGGCCACGGCGAAGGCGTTTGCTTTGTCGGGGGCCTCGGTCGTACTGGCAGACTGGCACAAAGACTCCGTGGAGTCAGCGGCAGACGAACTGAAGGCCCAAGGTTGTGCAGTCCTCGCCGTCCAGTGCGATGTGGCCGACGATGCCCAGGTGGAAGCAATGGTTGCGCAAACCGTGGCGGCCTTTGGAAGGGTGGATGTCGCCTACAACAACGCCGGCGTTCAGAATGTCCTCGCTGAAACCGCCGATTCGTCCCGGGACGACTACGACCGCGTGATGTCGATCAATCTGGGCGGTGTCTGGAGTTGCATGAAATTCGAATTGCAACAGATGCGCAAGCAGGGCAATGGTGCGATCGTCAATTGTTCGTCGCTGGGCGGACTGGTCGGCGGACCGGAGCGCGGCACCTATCACGCTGCGAAGCATGGGGTACTGGGGCTGACGAAGAGTGCCGCCCTTGAATACGCGTCACGCGGTGTCCGGATCAATGCCATCTGTCCAGGTTTGTTCTGGACGCCGATGGCCGAGCAGATGGCGGCCTCCGGCCAGAGCGAGGCTCTCGACGCACTGCTGAAAGCGGTTCCGATGGGCCGGTATGGGAAACCGGAAGAGATAGCCGATGTTGTGCTTTGGCTTTGCAGCGATGCCTCGAGCTACGTGACCGGTCAGTCTATTTCCGTCGATGGGGGTTTCATCATGCGATGA
- a CDS encoding aldo/keto reductase, producing the protein MDYRYLGRSALKVSPLCLGTMMFGGETDEATSRRIIDKAFDQGVNFLDTADVYHAGRSEEIIGRAIAERRDDWVVATKFGYPASATARPNEQGQSRKWICQTVDASLRRLGTDYIDVLYFHRSLVDAPLEEGVRAIGDLIRQGKVRYFGLSNFRAWRIAEIVRLTDQLGIDRPVAIEPVYNMVDRTAEVELMPAAGHYGIGVVPYSPLARGVLTGKYAPDDAPPADSRVARGDKRIQQTEWRPESLAIAQKVAAHAAERNTTSIAFAIAWVLRNQLVSSAIAGPRTEAHWDSYMDALTLQLGAEDEKFVDSLVPPGHASTPGYTDPNYPVEGRRVMG; encoded by the coding sequence ATGGACTATCGGTATCTGGGTCGCAGCGCCCTCAAGGTTTCGCCCTTGTGTCTGGGCACGATGATGTTTGGCGGCGAAACGGATGAAGCTACCTCCCGCCGGATTATCGACAAGGCCTTTGATCAAGGTGTCAACTTCCTCGACACCGCGGATGTCTACCACGCTGGCCGATCTGAAGAAATTATCGGCCGGGCAATCGCGGAACGACGCGACGACTGGGTCGTGGCAACCAAGTTCGGCTACCCAGCCTCGGCAACCGCCCGTCCGAACGAACAGGGGCAGTCGCGCAAATGGATCTGCCAGACAGTCGACGCCAGCCTGAGACGCCTCGGCACTGACTACATCGACGTTCTCTACTTCCACCGGTCGCTTGTTGACGCGCCGCTGGAGGAAGGGGTTCGTGCCATCGGCGACCTCATTCGCCAAGGCAAGGTGCGCTACTTCGGTCTGTCCAACTTCCGCGCCTGGCGCATCGCGGAAATCGTGCGCCTGACCGATCAGCTCGGCATTGATCGTCCCGTTGCAATCGAACCGGTTTACAACATGGTCGACCGCACGGCCGAGGTCGAACTGATGCCTGCCGCCGGACACTACGGCATCGGCGTCGTGCCGTACAGCCCGCTCGCACGGGGCGTGCTGACGGGCAAATACGCACCCGACGATGCGCCGCCTGCCGACTCTCGCGTTGCGCGCGGTGACAAGCGCATCCAGCAGACCGAGTGGCGTCCGGAATCTCTCGCCATTGCACAGAAGGTCGCGGCGCACGCCGCTGAGCGCAACACAACCTCGATCGCATTCGCCATCGCGTGGGTGCTCAGGAACCAGCTGGTGAGTTCCGCCATCGCCGGGCCACGCACGGAAGCGCACTGGGACAGCTACATGGACGCACTGACGCTGCAACTGGGAGCGGAAGACGAAAAGTTCGTGGACAGTCTGGTCCCTCCGGGCCATGCATCGACGCCCGGATATACGGATCCGAACTATCCGGTGGAAGGCCGGCGCGTGATGGGCTGA
- a CDS encoding LysR family transcriptional regulator, with protein MRRESYNDLLALIAVARERSFTRAAAQLGVSQSALSHTIRALETRLGMRLLTRTTRSVAPTEAGERLIRTIAPRFEEIDSELAAVTEFRDKPAGTIRITATDYATETVLWPRLSPVLREYPDLKVEIITDYGLSDIVADRYDIGIRHGDQVARDMIAVRLAPEMRMAIVGAPEYLKTRALPKKPQDLTTHNCINLRLPTLGGFYPWELKKGSRAVQVRVDGQLAFNGTYQMLAAALSGYGLAYIPADLAQSHVEAGRLVKVLDEWCPTFPGLHACYATRREFSRAMTVVIDAIRYRTEEPGRRKRDS; from the coding sequence ATGCGTCGAGAAAGCTACAACGACCTGCTGGCGCTGATTGCCGTGGCGCGCGAGCGCAGCTTCACGCGTGCGGCTGCGCAACTCGGCGTATCGCAATCGGCCTTGAGCCATACCATCCGGGCGCTTGAAACCCGGCTCGGCATGCGGCTCCTGACCCGAACCACGCGCAGCGTCGCGCCGACGGAGGCTGGCGAGCGACTCATCCGGACCATCGCGCCCCGCTTTGAAGAGATCGATTCCGAACTGGCAGCCGTCACCGAGTTTCGGGACAAACCCGCGGGTACGATCCGCATCACCGCAACCGATTACGCGACCGAGACAGTCCTGTGGCCCAGGTTGTCGCCGGTCCTTCGTGAATATCCAGACCTCAAGGTGGAGATCATCACCGACTACGGTCTCTCGGATATCGTGGCAGACCGGTACGACATCGGCATTCGTCACGGCGACCAGGTAGCCAGGGACATGATCGCGGTCCGCCTCGCGCCCGAAATGCGGATGGCAATTGTCGGAGCACCGGAGTACCTGAAGACGCGTGCGTTGCCAAAGAAGCCTCAGGACCTGACCACACACAACTGCATCAATCTTCGTTTGCCGACGCTGGGCGGGTTTTATCCGTGGGAGTTGAAGAAAGGCAGCCGTGCAGTGCAGGTTCGCGTGGACGGACAGCTCGCGTTCAACGGGACGTATCAGATGCTGGCTGCAGCGTTGTCGGGATATGGCCTCGCTTACATCCCGGCTGATCTCGCCCAGTCTCATGTCGAAGCGGGTCGTCTCGTGAAGGTATTGGACGAATGGTGTCCTACGTTCCCAGGGCTGCACGCCTGCTACGCGACCCGTCGTGAGTTCTCACGGGCGATGACCGTGGTGATCGATGCGATCCGTTATCGCACAGAAGAGCCCGGACGCCGAAAACGGGATTCATGA